The Gossypium hirsutum isolate 1008001.06 chromosome A13, Gossypium_hirsutum_v2.1, whole genome shotgun sequence nucleotide sequence tttcatcatctttttcatcaccAAGTGAAACCAGCAGAGGGCCATCTTCCCTTTTCTCACCGACTATCATCATCGTGCTATCTTCTGTGAAAATATCGAGCATAGACAAGATGCTGTCATCGTGTGAAAGCTGGGGAATCTCCTTTAATGTAGTAGGAGAGGCAACGTCGGAGTGATCTATGGAGGTTGCCAATCTTGATGTAATCTCGTCACTTTGATCATCAAGAGAAACCCCATGACCATGACCATGACCATCCAACAAATCAGAAGCTTTAAAATACAATACAGAGTGCGCATCTTCCGGTTCCGGACCATCTCTCGTGCTTTCATCGATGAAAATGGCGAGCATGGATAGAATACTGTCATCTGGAACTGGAAGTCGATGACTCTCCCTGGATTTGGTGTTGGTGACTAAAGTGTAGACATTGTTTGAGTCGGCAGACGGTTGAAGGGAGCAGGCATCCAAGGATGGCTTGTTTTTCCCCATTGTAATCAAAAGACCTCAAGCTCTCGACACCCGATAATGATAATGGTTTTTACCCACGAGGAGTGAATAAAGTAAagttgtaattttgtaaaatgaaaatatataaatctaCTAATTTACTTGATCCTTGAAAAAGGACCAAGTCCAATGCCTGAAAAAGAGCCTTCCTCGGATCATAAAACCCAGGCCGCAACTGAGAAATGATGGTGGATCCCTGATAACCCCATGATGCATTTGCTGTGCAAATCAAACCCTGTTTTCAACAGATCAGTTAGCTCCTTCGTATAATCCCAACCCAtagaaattaaaagagaaaaacaagTCAAAACAGGGAACCCTAAATCATCAAACAGGAAATAACCAAAACAGAGAATGAATCGGAGTAAGAAACCCTAAAAAGCTGAGTTCAAGTTTTAGAAAGAAACTGtgggttaaaataaaaatataaccaCGAGAGATAGAAAACTAGAAAGGAAAACAAATCAAAACagggaacccaaaatcatcaAACGAAAATTAAATCGAACCAAGAAACCTAAAAAAACAGAGTTGAATTTCAGAATGAAACTGTAGATCAAAATCAGAAACAAGAAATCGAAACAAACCTGAATGTTAAAAGGTTTCAGAAATAGAGAAAtaacccaaaaacaaaaaaaaatatcaataggAATCGGAACGAGAAAACGAGGGATTGAGAAATCGCGTGAATGGGAGAGGAAGCCGAAAATTCAATCAGAGAGGGAAGTGAAAGAGGGAAGCCGCCTCCCCTTATATACACATGGAAACTAGCCGTTGTACTCCTACGCGCTCTTCTCGGTTTAATTCTGCTTGCAGTCCCTGTACTCTTTgagatttttcaatttagtctctttttccATTTCTTGAAATCTATTCTCTGTACTtcttatttgaaaaattaaagtcAAATTTACAATATCATTAACGCATTGTAATGACCCGATTTTTATTGGTGTCGAAAAATTTAGTTTCGAAGTTGAATTTTCTTAAATCAAGACAAACTAATTAATAAACCAAGAATATTTACGAGTTGACTAGAAAATTagcaattaaaattattaaataatttatttgaatagttagtgAAAATAGTAGAAAAACTAAATTACAGAATGAGTAAATTAGTAAAATTTGATTAGGGAAAATTAGTAAAGCCTTAATGTGAAATTTACCGGCTTgggaataaaaaaatcattattaaaattttgttagtggATTAGTATGATATCCACAGTCCATTTCCATTAATTTCTACCATCTCAAAAACAAAGGTGGGAAAATATTTGCTACATAATACATGTTTAAAACTCTATTGCGTAGAATTAGGGGTTGAGAAATATTTTATAGGAtgtagtaaaatatttaaaaataaatatttaaaaaaaaagatatatattaaaattttaaaattgtttgtaaaaaaaaatacactTTCAATATATCCAACATTCATCcttattaaattaatgttaatatTATGGTATTAGTGGGTGGGAAATATAATAGATATAGCTTGCATCGATGCTTAGATTTTGTTATAATTAGTAATTGGAAATGATATTGTAGTATATGTTTCATGCGGAGGCAGGAAATTATTGGAGAGATGGATGAGAAGAACAAGAGAAACAAGTGCTTAATGAATTTACTTTTACCATCATTAAATATTAATGACTTAAATTTAGATTGACTAATAAATGTCTTAAAAGTTTATTAGATTTATTGAATAAACGGTAATgttgaaaatgataaataaatggatgatgattgttgAAGTTATCAACTATACTTATATGAATGCTATTAtgagttgaattgtatttgataTCATGAACGGATTATATTGGATTATGTTATAAtagtaaatgaaaatgaaatcagTACTCTAGTTTTTGAAGGGTCGAGAATGTATCATTAGTTTCAAAGTATTTGGTGCCCACGAGCATATATTGATATCAGATTGTTCTTCAAAGCACTGGATGTTCGTGGAAATGTATCACTAGCTCCAGAGTTTTGGGAGTCTGTGAGCGTTTATTGAGGTAAATTAGCACTGAGCACACTTTATTTGACTTCCATATTCCCTATTGGGTCACGAGTATAATTCGTCATGTTATTCGTGTATCTGTTCATGCTCAAATTCGGGTAATATAAACTGTAGGTATGGAAATTGCAACCGGTTATTTAACATACAGTAAGTTAATGATTATGGTTGAgttaaaattgaaatgtgaatgatgCTATAAAGTGGGTCAAGTtgtttgatatatgaaattaaatgcaATACCTTGAGGGTACATCAATACATTAAAATACAAAACTCAACTCATATGGAAGTTTGAGGGAGTGTTGTTATAAGGTAGTGATCTTCATTATGAATTTGATTGGATGGTTTGTTATATGAATTAATAGCATGTTTAATTAcctagtatatatatacattgttATTCAATCATATTAACACCACTAAACATCTAATGCTTAGCATACAGACATGTTTGTTTTGTGCGCAGGTATTAAGAGAAGATAGTTCAAAAGCATCTAAAAGCATACAACTCAGTTCACCAAAGTCCTTGCAATGTTTCTTTGAAGTTCCACTAGTAATAATATGTACCTAAGACTAAACAACTAAAGGGTATTGTATGATGAATTGAGAACTTGCATAATAGATTAAATGGAATGAAATGTTGTTTAAACATGATGTCTATACAGGTTTAAATGGTCTCATGCTTAATTTCTTAGTGTATTCAAAGTACGAAGTTAGACTGAATTGTCAGCAATGAATGCGGCATCTCACATTTGGGTCCGTCGTCTGGGTCAAGCATGAAGTGTCATATAGATTTTTCTTGAAtttgaatatatgacattttatattcaaattttaaaaaataaatttccagttaacaaaattcaattaataatattattaattagacattaattttaaattttgacaaatagagagattaaatttctttaattaaaagtaaatagattaaattttaaattttaaaaaatgcagGGACTAGGAcctgttggaatattttcaaatatttatagtgttccaataactataaatgaattagtgtaattaatcaaaagataaatctttaGGTCTTTGATctaaagttatatcatttgatttttgaaaaagaattataactattcaaacaatattatttgaatagttataatattaaatgaataattgaatgttttttataaagacattattattcagagaggcacctattgaaagatgtatCTATGAAGAgatatgaaaattcctataaatagaaatgagatttcatttggaaatcacaccAACAAGTTCTAGAAGTTCTTTCTATCCTtccttattttcaaataatattagattgttctataaagagtTACTGTAGAACTTCTTTGtagaaattaagttttttttattcattgCTCAGTGTTTAATGGACTATTTTCGTCAGTATAAAActcaaatagtcattggcttcattgtatcctcgaggttaatttgcttaaAACTATTTTGCACATCGAATATAGGTGGGGatgaatataaccttaaaaataGTGACTTGATACACGCCTTAGAGCCTTCTcctatttcttcattttttattcaagttatgtttgtgtgttcgagattttcctcatCGGAGATTTggactaacaattttaaggttataaaaTTCATGATGACTACTACAACACATGAAAGTAGAACACTAAGGGGGTTGGCTTCCAACTTTATCAAACTTGATCATTTTGATGGTAGCAATTTCTGACAATGgtagaaaaagatgcactttttaTTAACAACTTTGAAGATTGCCTATGTTTTGGTTACATTAAGACTgaaagagaatgaaaatgaatttgTTACTGCAACCCAAGAAAGGCAAAAAATGGGACAATACTGATTACATTTGCAtaggccacatattgaatggtttatctgatggtttttTCGACACCTATCAAAACAAGGTCACTGCTAAGGAATTATAGgacaaattggagacaagatacatgaccAAAGATGCTACAAATAAGAACTTTATTTTTAGTCGTTTCAATAGTTAACAAATGGTGGATGGttgttctgttatggaacaatttcgtgatattgaaaatatgttgaatcaatttaagcaatatgatatgaaaatggatgaaatgattgttgtatTCACCATAATAGACAAGTTACCTCTatcttgaaaaaattttaaaagaagtctaaaacataagaaagaggaaatatctcttgaggctttggcaaatcatcttcgtattgaagaaaaATATCAAAAGCAAGACCATAACCTAAATTCCGAAAATGTCAAAgtgcatgttacggaggaagtacagactactaaaccattcaagagaaagttcaaacagactgatagagcacctaagtttaaaaagaaacaaaaaggctCATGTTATcattgtaacgcccctaacctgtatctgtctcTGGAGTAGGATTTCGatgtattaccgatcaatacacaatgtatagcatacatttatcaaccataaaacattcattctcataaatcattcaacacaatcacattgtcccttataacggcctacgaggccttaaacatgctttagaagtggttcgggactaaaccgatatcataaaaaaattttgaaaacttagaaaaatttcaaccatacaggggtcacacgcccatgtgaaaggCCGTGTGCCACGGctctagacacacccgtgtctcaggccgtatggaaacagggcatacatattgacgtgtatcacacggccgaggacacgcccgtgcgccagaccatgtgaaaactggagggtatgctgacttatgcaacacggccaagtcacacgcccgtgtgctagaccgtgtgccaattagggggtatactgacttgtaccacacggccagtcacacgaccatgtgtgagaccgtgtggggcatactaatttcattttaatatcaacACCAGGgcacacacggctgtgtaacatgaccgtgtgtctcacacggccaagacactcgctcatgtctctgcccgtgtggacaaaaataggccatttgcaaggccaatttgccaccccaactcatgctcacctaaacaaccaaaatggtaTTATTGCATCATTCAATTAGGTAGCCAAAATCGTCAACCAAAagcacaattcatataatatccatttcaaccaaattcaatactcaattcaaatCCATTTACCTAATCCAATACTTATCAACTTAACTTATAAATCATACTTCATCAAAGCATTTTTCAAGCATTTCAACTCCACAATTCAATTAACCATACTCATACCAAACATgtcaaaataagccatcactcatggctatatatataaaccaaaacatatacatttacaaaccATTTTCTATTAGTCAAACACACATTagcattaacatcatttacaagacaattctcatggctataatcacaaccaaaataccacgtctagcctatacatgccatataccatatatacacaactcaaaagtaccaaatagatgtccgatagtgcgatgatgttcccgaTGACTTCTGGATCCGATCTAACCttgattcattataaaacatagaaaaataactgAAGTAAGTTTCATAGCTTAGTAAACtcgtatgtaaataatttaaCTCATCGAATAAAAGTAAATCAACCAAtttcacattaactacaaacctttctcatgccataaaacatgattaaacaccatctcattgaactttctctATTTACTACTCAAATAGGTTCTGTACATACCTATATtgcctcgtactaacctctttcttaACCACATCATTCATTTACTCTTTGAAACATTCGGAATAGAAATTGGATACTCAATAGTCTcatacgataagtacctataccatggcccgtagccaaattaAGATAACTTATCCGAAGAACAATTATCATGCCCGATGCCAAATCATCTGATATACATgacccgaagccaaatcggtataacttGCACCTAAAGTGttaatatcatggcctgaagccaactcaAATTGTCATCTAATAACATgacactagtatccaaatctattccttaagttcaactgggatttcacaCTTTCCGTTACTATCATCGAATGCATCCGTAGAGTCGTTTTCACAATTCGAACATTATCCATAATCTCATAATcatagtttatgcaatatcaaaacttttaacatacttttataatgaTATTaccacatatgaacttacctcgtattcggaaTTGACAAATCgaatcgactactcgataacattgcttttccccgatctaattttgaattcctcttttcttgatctaaatatatttcaaattaacttatttaatcaaccattcattcaatttagtccaagacatacatttaggcctatttgcacattagcccctaaactttcacatttaatcaatttagtccctaattcacaaatacacataatttcaataaacccaAAGCTTGGCTGAGTTATtcataggtccctagcagcccaaaactttcatttatttcatattttaaccactcaatttgcacatttcacaatttaatccctattatgcattttcatcaaaaatcactttacaaaacacaaaaatctatcatcaaaaattcatatttcatcttcaaacatcaaagaactcataaaatcatcaatggaaactcttaaaatctttaacagtttcaaaattaaaggtacgcgctagctaaattgagctgtaacaattacaaaaatatagaaatcatcaaGAACCgagctaaaatggacttacactTTGATCTTGAAGTGGCCGAATATTTCAAGCCTTGAAATGGCTTCCTTCTTCTTCAAATTCGGCAATGGCGAAAAGATgaaacaaattttggttttgttttgttttattaaattaacttatattaacaattaccaaattaacctttgttataaacatataaaaacatataatgaaTGGCCATAATTGTCCATTaacactatcaatggtctaatatcatcataaggatttttaatttaataaatcatagtaattaaacacctttaacaagtagaatgtaacttttttattttacgcgatttagtcttttttcacaaattaaccaaccaatcgataaaattagctcacaaaattttcacacatatcaaataacatgctataaataccgaaaataatattaaaataattttccaacatcatatttgtgatctcgaaaccactgttccaatttgaccaaaaacgggttattacaactcttacccttagggattttcgtccccgaaaattttaccaatgaacaggttcgggtattgttttctcatagcatcctcaggtttcgatgtagcttcttcaaccccgtgtcaatgccataatacttttactaatgcaattctcttatttctcaactctttgatctcatgagctaaaatttgaatcggttcttcagcatatgacatatcagactgaattttaACGTCGGTAGGGAAAATGAGATGTGAAGGGTCGAAtcggtatcgtcgaagcatcgacacatgaaacacattatgtattttcACTAAGTTAGATGGTAAAGATAGTCGATATGCCATTGGCCCAACTCACTCAGtaatttcatatggtccaatgaatcgcggactcaatttcTCTTTCCGACCAAACCACAACATATTTTTCCACGgcgacacttttaaaaacactttatccccgatttggaactcaatatctttctatttcaagtctgcgtacgatttctatcGATTCGAAGCCACTTTCAAActgtcacgaattactttcacttttttttagtCTCTTTGATCAGATCAatccccgtgaatcttattttcactgtGCTTATTCCAATACAACGGTGTtcaacatttacgaccgtataaaccttcatacggtgccatttttatactcgattggaagctattattgtaagcaaattcaatcaacagtagatatttctcccagctacctttcaactcaagaatgcaacaacgcaATACATCcccaagtatctgaataattcatTCAGATagaccatctgtttgcgggtgaaatgcagtGTTAAAATGCAGCTTtgacccaaagcttcttgcaatttcttccaaaatcacgaagtaaatcttgga carries:
- the LOC107918635 gene encoding uncharacterized protein, giving the protein MGKNKPSLDACSLQPSADSNNVYTLVTNTKSRESHRLPVPDDSILSMLAIFIDESTRDGPEPEDAHSVLYFKASDLLDGHGHGHGVSLDDQSDEITSRLATSIDHSDVASPTTLKEIPQLSHDDSILSMLDIFTEDSTMMIVGEKREDGPLLVSLGDEKDDEIFSLLQNFI